A window of the Streptomyces finlayi genome harbors these coding sequences:
- a CDS encoding ATP-binding cassette domain-containing protein, giving the protein MELHELSAHNVTTDLVRFPVGRLTCLTGVSGSGKSSLLGAIGAGAEAALTGTAADAVRRVTGSERFRWVAVADQEPIGRTPRSNPATYSKAFDIVRKLFAETDEARKRGIKSSWFSFNTANGGRCETCTGYGRKLVNMHFLPDVWVVCDACEGRRYTPEALEITYQGLTIDGVLELTIAEAVERLTEHRQLAEALEAMERVGLGYLRLGQNATELSGGEAQRLKLASVIQRGSAGRKAGLVLLDEPVSGLHPSDIQRMVDAFDLLLDSGNTVVVAEHDIPVAASADWVIDLGPGAGPDGGAVVAAGTPDEVAEADTPTAGFFRRYTAGLPLLGGPGDH; this is encoded by the coding sequence GTGGAGTTGCACGAGCTGTCCGCGCACAACGTGACAACGGACCTGGTCCGCTTCCCTGTGGGCCGGCTGACCTGTCTGACCGGGGTCAGCGGCAGCGGCAAAAGCAGTCTGCTCGGCGCGATCGGTGCCGGGGCGGAGGCGGCATTGACCGGAACGGCGGCCGACGCAGTCCGCCGGGTCACCGGGAGCGAGCGCTTCCGGTGGGTCGCCGTGGCCGACCAGGAGCCGATCGGCCGGACACCCCGGTCCAACCCCGCCACGTACAGCAAGGCGTTCGACATCGTCCGCAAACTGTTCGCGGAGACCGACGAGGCACGCAAGCGTGGTATCAAGTCCTCCTGGTTCTCATTCAACACGGCCAACGGCGGACGCTGTGAGACCTGCACCGGGTACGGCCGCAAGCTGGTCAACATGCACTTCCTGCCGGACGTGTGGGTGGTCTGCGACGCCTGTGAGGGCCGCCGCTACACACCGGAGGCCCTGGAGATCACCTACCAGGGGCTGACCATCGACGGAGTGCTGGAGCTGACCATCGCTGAGGCCGTCGAACGCCTCACGGAACACCGGCAGTTGGCAGAGGCGCTGGAGGCCATGGAACGGGTCGGCCTCGGCTATCTGCGACTCGGCCAGAACGCCACGGAACTCTCCGGCGGCGAGGCGCAGCGACTGAAACTGGCGTCGGTGATCCAGCGCGGATCCGCGGGCCGCAAGGCCGGACTGGTCCTGCTCGACGAACCCGTCTCCGGTCTGCATCCCTCCGACATCCAGCGCATGGTGGACGCCTTCGACCTGCTGTTGGACTCGGGCAACACCGTGGTCGTCGCCGAGCACGACATTCCTGTCGCGGCGTCCGCGGACTGGGTGATCGACCTGGGGCCGGGCGCCGGCCCGGACGGCGGCGCGGTCGTGGCGGCGGGCACCCCGGACGAGGTCGCCGAAGCCGACACCCCGACCGCGGGCTTCTTCCGCCGGTACACGGCGGGCCTGCCGCTGCTGGGCGGGCCCGGCGACCACTGA
- a CDS encoding MGH1-like glycoside hydrolase domain-containing protein → MPAADDPVLRRGAARVLYANWTGTSTVPSRGLYPHQWSWDSAFIAIGLRHLSARRAQRELETLLGAQWADGRVPHIVFNPAVPLDAYFPSPDFWRSSRDGAAAGAPADRETSGIVQPPVHALAAWLVHLADPEASRRRNFLPRVYGRLKAWHDYLTGPRDLGGGGLAAILHPWEPGMDNSPCWDAPLRRIEPAAAGSYRRADLDHGAAAERPTDLDYGRYVRLATDYRDGGYADAGTRHPFAVEDPGVNALLIVSEHALARIAAETGADPAPHEERAGRLTAALVERLWSPDDGMFLCRDLVGGELIAERSVAGLLPLIVPGLPRDLVDALVRTAAGPGFRLGEIPMVPSYDLTAPVFDASRYWRGPAWFNTGWLLERGLRGHGRTGAADRLRGSMLTAAGACGFAEYVDPFTAQARGTRDFGWTAALSLDLLARDPAEEDASHGAVGSGLRTRSPVH, encoded by the coding sequence ATGCCCGCCGCGGACGACCCCGTACTCCGGCGTGGGGCCGCACGGGTCCTGTACGCCAACTGGACGGGCACCTCCACCGTCCCCTCCCGCGGGCTGTACCCCCACCAGTGGAGCTGGGACTCCGCGTTCATCGCGATCGGCCTGCGCCACCTGTCCGCGCGCCGGGCCCAGCGCGAACTGGAGACGCTGCTCGGTGCCCAGTGGGCGGACGGGCGCGTCCCGCACATCGTCTTCAATCCGGCGGTCCCGCTCGACGCCTACTTCCCGAGTCCCGACTTCTGGCGTTCCTCGCGGGACGGTGCGGCGGCCGGAGCCCCCGCCGACCGGGAGACGTCCGGGATCGTGCAGCCCCCCGTCCACGCCCTCGCCGCCTGGCTGGTCCACCTGGCCGACCCCGAAGCCTCGCGACGCCGGAACTTCCTGCCCCGGGTGTACGGGAGGCTGAAGGCCTGGCACGACTACCTCACGGGCCCCCGCGACCTGGGCGGCGGCGGTCTCGCCGCGATCCTGCACCCGTGGGAGCCCGGCATGGACAACAGCCCGTGCTGGGACGCTCCCCTGCGACGCATCGAACCGGCCGCGGCCGGCTCCTACCGGCGCGCCGACCTGGATCACGGAGCGGCGGCGGAGCGGCCCACGGATCTGGACTACGGCCGGTACGTGCGCCTGGCCACCGACTACCGCGACGGCGGGTACGCGGACGCGGGCACCCGGCACCCGTTCGCCGTCGAGGACCCCGGCGTCAACGCCCTGCTGATCGTCTCCGAGCACGCACTCGCGCGCATCGCCGCCGAGACCGGGGCCGACCCCGCGCCGCACGAGGAGCGGGCCGGGCGGCTCACCGCCGCACTGGTCGAGCGGCTCTGGTCGCCGGACGACGGCATGTTCCTCTGCCGTGACCTGGTGGGCGGCGAGCTGATCGCCGAACGCAGCGTCGCCGGTCTCCTGCCGCTCATCGTGCCCGGCCTTCCGCGGGACCTCGTCGACGCACTGGTCCGGACGGCCGCGGGCCCGGGCTTCCGGCTCGGCGAGATCCCGATGGTCCCCTCGTACGACCTCACGGCGCCGGTCTTCGACGCGTCCCGCTACTGGCGCGGACCGGCCTGGTTCAACACCGGCTGGCTGCTGGAGCGCGGTCTGCGCGGGCATGGACGGACCGGGGCGGCGGACCGTCTGCGCGGCTCGATGCTCACCGCCGCGGGGGCCTGCGGCTTCGCGGAGTACGTGGACCCGTTCACCGCACAGGCCCGCGGCACCCGCGACTTCGGCTGGACGGCCGCCCTCAGCCTGGACCTGCTGGCCCGCGACCCCGCCGAGGAGGACGCGAGCCACGGCGCCGTCGGAAGCGGCCTCAGGACGAGGAGTCCCGTCCACTGA
- a CDS encoding RNA-guided endonuclease InsQ/TnpB family protein produces MTTKQVKRAFKYRFCPTDAQAAELSRTFGCVRKVYNLALAARSEAWTLRQERVNYNATSAMLTSWKKTDELAYLSEVSSVPLQQTLRHLQGAFGNFWQKRAKYPAFKSRKKSRKSAEYTTSGFRYRDGKLTLAKMSEPLDIVWSRPLPEGATPSTVTVSQDPAGRWFVSMLCDDIPATMPQTTNTVGIDAGITSLVTLSTGEKVTNPRFERKDRARLAKAQRVLAKKARGDGANRAKARRKVAKVHARITDRRRDHLHKLTTRLVRENQTIVIEDLTVRNMVKNHSLARAISDAAWSTMRGMLEYKCAWHGRDLVAIDRWFPSSRLCSACGTLQGKMPLNIRMWTCRCGVTHDRDVNAAKNVLAEGLSVTVCGAGVRPQRSSPGGQSATKQKTPRREP; encoded by the coding sequence ATGACCACGAAGCAGGTGAAGCGGGCGTTCAAGTACCGCTTCTGTCCGACCGATGCGCAGGCAGCCGAGCTGTCGCGCACGTTCGGCTGCGTTCGCAAGGTCTACAACCTGGCGCTCGCCGCACGGTCCGAGGCGTGGACGCTCCGTCAGGAGCGGGTCAACTACAACGCCACCTCCGCGATGCTCACCTCGTGGAAGAAGACCGACGAGCTGGCCTACCTGTCCGAGGTTTCGTCTGTGCCGTTGCAGCAGACGTTGCGGCATCTGCAAGGAGCGTTCGGGAACTTCTGGCAGAAGCGGGCCAAGTACCCGGCCTTCAAGTCCCGGAAGAAGTCGCGGAAGTCCGCTGAGTACACCACCAGCGGTTTCCGCTACCGGGACGGCAAGCTGACCCTCGCCAAGATGAGCGAACCGCTCGACATCGTGTGGTCCCGCCCCCTTCCCGAAGGTGCGACGCCGTCCACGGTGACGGTTTCGCAGGATCCGGCTGGGCGCTGGTTCGTGTCGATGCTGTGCGACGACATCCCCGCAACCATGCCCCAGACCACGAACACGGTCGGGATCGACGCCGGGATCACCAGCCTGGTGACGCTCTCCACCGGAGAGAAGGTCACCAACCCCAGGTTCGAGCGCAAGGACCGCGCCCGTCTCGCCAAGGCTCAGCGGGTGCTGGCGAAGAAGGCCAGGGGTGACGGAGCGAACCGGGCCAAGGCCCGGCGCAAGGTCGCCAAGGTCCATGCCCGCATTACCGACCGCAGGCGTGACCACCTGCACAAGCTGACCACTCGACTCGTTCGTGAAAACCAAACGATCGTGATCGAAGACCTCACCGTACGCAACATGGTCAAGAACCATTCCCTGGCCCGCGCCATCTCGGATGCTGCCTGGAGCACGATGCGCGGCATGCTGGAGTACAAGTGCGCCTGGCACGGAAGGGACCTGGTCGCCATCGACCGCTGGTTCCCCTCCTCCAGGCTGTGCTCCGCCTGCGGCACCTTGCAGGGCAAGATGCCGCTGAACATCCGTATGTGGACGTGTAGGTGCGGTGTCACTCACGACCGTGACGTGAACGCCGCGAAGAACGTACTGGCCGAGGGGCTCTCGGTGACAGTCTGTGGAGCCGGTGTAAGACCTCAACGGAGTTCTCCGGGCGGGCAGTCGGCGACGAAGCAGAAAACCCCACGGCGCGAGCCGTAG
- a CDS encoding hemerythrin domain-containing protein produces the protein MGHGGNVIAELTADHREVEELFAQIEGQPVGHSDRRQLVDQLISELVRHSVAEEMHLYPSVRRHVPDGDELADKEIADHGRIERMLKDLEERDAGDPEFNDLVAKLKFAVAAHVRAEESELFPELTASCSPEELNTLGQLVRRAKETVPTRPHHSMPDTPPANKVLAPGAGLVDRLRDLLSGRDSSS, from the coding sequence ATGGGACACGGCGGAAACGTGATCGCGGAGCTCACTGCCGACCATCGTGAGGTGGAGGAGCTGTTCGCGCAGATCGAAGGACAGCCGGTGGGCCATTCGGACCGGCGGCAGCTGGTCGACCAGCTGATCTCGGAACTCGTACGGCATTCGGTGGCCGAGGAGATGCACCTGTACCCGTCCGTACGCAGACACGTACCGGACGGCGACGAGCTCGCGGACAAGGAGATCGCGGACCACGGCAGGATCGAGCGCATGCTCAAGGACCTGGAGGAGCGGGACGCAGGGGACCCCGAGTTCAACGACCTCGTGGCCAAGCTCAAGTTCGCGGTGGCCGCCCATGTACGCGCGGAGGAGTCCGAGCTGTTCCCTGAGCTCACGGCCTCGTGCTCGCCCGAGGAGCTGAACACGCTCGGTCAGCTGGTCCGCCGTGCCAAGGAGACGGTGCCCACCCGGCCGCACCACTCGATGCCGGACACTCCGCCCGCCAACAAGGTGCTCGCACCGGGTGCGGGGCTGGTGGACCGCCTACGGGATCTGCTCAGTGGACGGGACTCCTCGTCCTGA